In one window of Brenneria goodwinii DNA:
- a CDS encoding ABC-F family ATP-binding cassette domain-containing protein codes for MSTLLTAQSLHVDTAFGSLFRDISFTVKKGDRIGLIGYNGCGKSTLLKVLDGSLPPTSGQYSIARRCLLARVEQHLPEDLFPLTMLEAVLTRLPAADRESQRWQAQALLASMGFDDNDQSLCAGTLSGGQHTRLLLARALIRRPDLLLLDEPSNHLDLPTLLWLEDFLRHWPGSFVLVSHDCRLLDAVTNTTWVLRDRTLHSFALPCSAARQALADRDETDALRQKAEQKEIDRITASAKRLATWGQVYDNEDLSRKAKQMEKQVERLKESQTAVTAGSQWVLSLQGDALRADRLLEMTQLPVPPAVGLPQLFTLPLARLKSGDRVAIMGRNGCGKSSLLRLIWQHSQQSCLSDGLTLHPRVTIGYYDQTLHQLNDDDTLFDALESFAPTPSVRQKALISAGFAWVRHGQKVSTLSGGERSRLLFVGMSLARYGLVMLDEPTNHLDMDGKEALTQTLAQFEGGILLVSHDRDLISQSCNRFWLVENGELSEWHDVEAVFARLCDNAVDVPGAASSTTAAKPEMDSDTLLEQLIALETQLAGDLARKPKHQKPRLQAQWRQEIDAINARLERE; via the coding sequence ATGAGCACATTACTAACTGCACAATCTCTCCATGTCGATACGGCGTTCGGTTCGCTGTTTCGCGATATCTCTTTTACCGTCAAAAAAGGCGACCGCATCGGCCTGATTGGTTACAACGGCTGCGGTAAAAGCACGCTGCTAAAAGTCCTCGACGGGTCATTGCCGCCGACATCCGGTCAGTATTCTATTGCCCGACGCTGCCTGCTGGCGCGTGTTGAACAGCATTTACCGGAAGATCTGTTCCCGCTCACCATGCTGGAGGCGGTGCTGACTCGGCTGCCGGCGGCGGATCGGGAAAGCCAGCGCTGGCAGGCGCAGGCGCTTCTGGCATCAATGGGGTTTGATGATAACGACCAGTCGTTGTGCGCCGGCACATTAAGCGGCGGGCAACATACGCGCTTATTGCTGGCGCGGGCGCTAATTCGCCGCCCCGACCTGCTGCTGCTTGATGAGCCGAGCAACCATCTGGACTTACCGACACTGCTGTGGCTGGAGGATTTTTTACGCCACTGGCCCGGCAGTTTCGTACTGGTTTCTCACGATTGTCGCTTGCTGGATGCCGTGACGAACACCACCTGGGTTCTGCGAGATCGGACGCTGCACAGCTTCGCGCTGCCCTGTTCCGCCGCGCGTCAGGCGCTAGCCGATAGGGATGAGACTGACGCTCTCCGGCAAAAAGCCGAACAAAAAGAGATCGACCGCATTACCGCCAGCGCCAAACGGCTGGCGACGTGGGGTCAGGTTTACGACAACGAAGATCTCTCGCGTAAGGCAAAGCAGATGGAAAAACAGGTCGAGCGGCTAAAAGAGAGCCAAACCGCAGTGACCGCGGGCAGCCAGTGGGTGCTGTCATTACAGGGCGACGCGCTGCGGGCCGATCGCCTGCTGGAAATGACGCAGTTGCCGGTTCCCCCCGCTGTTGGCCTGCCGCAGCTCTTTACCCTGCCATTGGCACGACTGAAAAGCGGCGATCGCGTGGCCATTATGGGACGCAACGGCTGTGGGAAATCGTCGTTGTTGCGCCTTATCTGGCAACATAGCCAACAATCGTGTTTGTCTGATGGTTTGACGCTCCATCCGCGCGTGACGATCGGATATTACGACCAAACGCTGCATCAGCTTAACGATGACGATACGCTGTTCGATGCCCTTGAGTCCTTTGCGCCGACGCCGAGCGTGCGCCAAAAAGCGTTGATTAGCGCCGGTTTTGCCTGGGTTCGTCATGGGCAAAAAGTCAGTACGCTGAGCGGCGGCGAGCGTTCGCGCTTACTGTTCGTCGGCATGTCGCTGGCGCGTTATGGGTTGGTGATGCTTGATGAGCCAACCAACCATCTGGACATGGACGGCAAAGAGGCGTTGACGCAAACGCTGGCGCAATTTGAAGGGGGAATACTGCTGGTGAGCCACGATCGCGATTTAATCAGCCAAAGTTGTAATCGCTTCTGGCTGGTTGAAAATGGCGAACTGAGCGAGTGGCACGATGTTGAGGCGGTTTTCGCACGTTTGTGTGATAACGCTGTTGACGTGCCCGGCGCCGCATCGTCCACAACGGCGGCTAAGCCAGAGATGGACAGCGACACCCTGCTGGAACAACTGATCGCGCTGGAAACCCAATTGGCGGGCGATCTGGCGCGTAAGCCAAAACACCAGAAGCCGCGACTTCAGGCCCAGTGGCGACAGGAGATTGACGCGATTAACGCCCGTCTGGAACGGGAATAA
- a CDS encoding methylthioribulose 1-phosphate dehydratase: protein MTENLQITSLLAACHWIGQKGWCPATGGNMSVRLDEHQCLITESGKDKGSLQADDFLLVDIATNHAPGGRTPSAETGLHTLLYRTYPRIGAVLHTHSVNATVLSRVESASELALQGYEMQKSLAGQKSHLDRVAIPIFDNDQDIAALARKVAAQAEREPLRYGFLVRGHGLYCWGESVAEARRHLEGLEFLFQCELQRRQLEAR, encoded by the coding sequence ATGACGGAAAACCTGCAAATTACGTCGCTGCTCGCCGCCTGCCATTGGATAGGGCAAAAGGGCTGGTGTCCGGCGACCGGCGGCAATATGTCTGTGCGCCTTGATGAACATCAGTGTCTGATCACCGAATCAGGCAAGGATAAAGGCAGCTTACAGGCTGATGATTTTCTGCTGGTGGATATCGCCACCAATCATGCGCCCGGCGGGCGCACGCCGTCGGCGGAAACCGGGCTGCATACGCTGCTGTACCGCACCTATCCGCGGATTGGCGCCGTGCTGCATACCCATTCGGTCAACGCGACCGTGCTCTCCAGAGTGGAATCCGCTTCGGAACTGGCGCTGCAAGGCTATGAAATGCAGAAGTCGCTGGCGGGGCAGAAAAGCCATTTGGATCGCGTCGCCATCCCGATTTTCGATAACGATCAGGACATTGCGGCGCTGGCCCGCAAAGTGGCCGCGCAAGCCGAACGCGAACCGTTGCGTTATGGCTTTCTGGTGCGCGGTCACGGCCTTTACTGCTGGGGAGAGAGCGTTGCAGAGGCGCGCCGTCACCTTGAAGGGCTGGAGTTCCTGTTCCAGTGCGAACTGCAACGCCGCCAGCTGGAGGCCAGATGA
- a CDS encoding 1,2-dihydroxy-3-keto-5-methylthiopentene dioxygenase, with protein MSALTIFSDSDASQPIWQSQDAQAIRQQLADIGVRFERWQANQALSANPNAEEVLAAYQHEIDRLVAEKGYQSWDVISIRADNPQRAELRTKFLAEHTHNEDEVRFFVEGAGLFCLHLQGKIFQILCEKNDLLSVPAGTAHWFDMGPEPHFTAIRLFDNPEGWIAHFTGDKIADAYPKLAG; from the coding sequence ATGAGTGCACTGACCATCTTTAGTGATAGCGATGCCAGCCAACCGATTTGGCAAAGTCAGGATGCGCAAGCTATCCGCCAACAGTTGGCCGATATCGGCGTGCGTTTTGAGCGTTGGCAGGCCAACCAGGCGTTAAGCGCCAACCCGAATGCCGAAGAGGTGCTGGCCGCCTATCAGCATGAAATAGATCGTCTGGTGGCGGAAAAAGGTTACCAAAGCTGGGATGTGATCAGTATTCGGGCGGACAATCCGCAGCGTGCCGAGCTGCGCACCAAATTTCTGGCCGAGCATACCCATAACGAAGATGAAGTGCGCTTCTTCGTTGAGGGCGCCGGGCTGTTTTGTCTGCATCTGCAAGGCAAAATTTTCCAGATCCTGTGTGAGAAAAACGATCTGCTGTCCGTTCCGGCGGGCACCGCCCACTGGTTTGATATGGGGCCGGAACCGCACTTCACCGCCATCCGCCTGTTCGATAACCCGGAAGGCTGGATCGCGCATTTCACCGGCGACAAAATCGCGGATGCGTATCCGAAGCTGGCGGGCTGA
- the dpaA gene encoding peptidoglycan meso-diaminopimelic acid protein amidase, with the protein MQKIALSFAMLFFLPSLAVTCAASEPAPIAKDLKRQLLGSPIYIQIFKEERVLELYAKVGNEYRLLENYPICKYSGGLGPKRAEGDLKSPEGFYQVDLRQLKPDSRYYRAINIGFPNEYDKSQGYSGRYLMIHGECVSVGCYAMTNNYIDEIYRYAEQALLNGQVKIELAIYPFRMTEKNMQRHRNSSYYAFWRQLQPGYAYFNQHYQPPAITVFNGQYVVNAPLMTSKPVSNYAFTETK; encoded by the coding sequence ATGCAAAAAATCGCGCTGTCATTTGCGATGTTGTTTTTTTTGCCATCCCTTGCCGTTACCTGCGCTGCCAGCGAACCCGCGCCGATAGCAAAAGACTTAAAGCGGCAATTATTGGGCTCTCCGATCTATATTCAGATATTTAAAGAAGAGAGAGTATTAGAACTCTACGCAAAAGTAGGAAATGAATATCGCTTATTGGAGAATTACCCAATTTGTAAATATTCGGGCGGCCTTGGGCCAAAACGTGCTGAGGGTGATTTGAAAAGCCCTGAGGGTTTCTATCAGGTTGATCTTCGCCAGCTCAAACCAGACAGCCGTTATTATCGGGCGATCAATATTGGTTTTCCCAACGAATATGATAAATCACAAGGTTATTCCGGCCGTTATCTGATGATCCACGGAGAATGCGTTTCCGTGGGCTGCTATGCCATGACCAATAATTACATTGACGAGATCTATCGTTATGCCGAACAGGCACTGCTTAACGGGCAGGTGAAAATAGAGCTCGCCATTTATCCGTTCCGCATGACGGAAAAAAACATGCAACGCCACCGTAATTCCAGCTATTACGCTTTCTGGCGTCAGTTGCAACCGGGCTATGCTTATTTCAATCAACACTACCAGCCACCGGCCATCACGGTTTTCAACGGACAGTACGTCGTCAATGCGCCGTTGATGACCAGCAAGCCTGTCTCAAATTACGCGTTCACCGAAACAAAATAA
- the mtnK gene encoding S-methyl-5-thioribose kinase: MPLYRTFTADDAVQYARQYGGVSDPQTLVAAEEIGDGNLNLVFKIRDVHGVSRVIVKQALPYVRCVGESWPLTLDRARIEAETLLAHAQFCPQHTVTVLHHDAELAVMVQEDLSDHRIWRSELIQGIFYPQAAEQLGEYLAQTLFHTSDFYQSPHAKKAAVSRFTNPELCQITEDLFFTDPYIDHERNRFDAVLSADVQALRDDRALKLAVAELKHRFLSRAEALLHGDIHSGSIFVAQGRLKAIDAEFGFYGPIGFDVGTALGNLLLNYCGLPGLLAPRAAAAGREQRLGDIRTLWNTFAGRFLSLSRHHGREPSLAESGYAERFLQQVWQDSVGYCGTELIRRTIGLAHVADLDDIQDDEARAACQRHALHLGRTLIIAAPHIDNVDELLARVRQSGA, encoded by the coding sequence ATGCCGCTTTACCGCACCTTTACGGCAGATGATGCCGTGCAATATGCCCGCCAGTATGGCGGAGTGAGCGATCCGCAAACGCTGGTCGCCGCAGAAGAAATTGGCGACGGTAATCTGAATCTGGTATTTAAAATCCGCGATGTACACGGAGTAAGCCGGGTGATTGTCAAACAGGCTTTACCTTATGTGCGTTGCGTCGGCGAATCCTGGCCGCTGACGCTGGATCGCGCGCGTATCGAAGCGGAAACGCTGTTGGCGCACGCGCAGTTTTGCCCTCAACATACGGTTACCGTCTTGCACCATGATGCGGAACTGGCGGTGATGGTGCAGGAAGATCTTTCCGACCATCGTATCTGGCGCAGTGAGTTGATTCAGGGGATATTCTACCCTCAGGCCGCTGAACAGTTGGGCGAATACCTGGCGCAAACGCTGTTCCATACGTCGGATTTTTATCAGTCTCCGCACGCTAAAAAAGCGGCGGTGAGCCGGTTTACCAACCCTGAACTGTGTCAGATCACGGAAGATTTGTTCTTTACCGACCCCTATATCGATCACGAAAGAAACCGGTTTGACGCCGTCCTGTCGGCGGATGTGCAGGCGCTGCGCGACGATCGGGCATTGAAGTTGGCGGTGGCGGAATTAAAGCACCGCTTTTTGAGCAGGGCGGAAGCGCTGCTGCACGGCGATATCCACAGTGGTTCGATCTTTGTGGCGCAAGGACGTTTAAAGGCCATTGATGCCGAGTTCGGTTTCTATGGGCCGATAGGATTCGACGTAGGCACGGCGTTGGGTAATCTGTTGCTTAACTACTGCGGCTTGCCGGGGCTGCTGGCGCCGCGCGCCGCGGCGGCGGGCAGAGAGCAACGTCTTGGCGATATTCGCACGCTATGGAATACCTTCGCCGGGCGTTTCCTGTCGCTGAGCCGGCATCATGGCCGTGAGCCCTCTTTGGCTGAATCAGGCTATGCCGAGCGTTTTTTGCAGCAGGTGTGGCAGGATTCCGTCGGCTATTGCGGTACGGAACTGATTCGCCGCACGATTGGGCTGGCGCACGTTGCCGATCTTGACGACATCCAGGATGACGAGGCGCGGGCCGCGTGTCAGCGTCATGCGCTGCATCTTGGCCGGACGTTGATTATTGCCGCGCCGCATATCGACAATGTGGATGAACTGCTGGCTCGCGTGCGTCAAAGCGGGGCATAA
- a CDS encoding pyridoxal phosphate-dependent aminotransferase, protein MSAALIPDSKLPSLGTTIFTQMSALAQQHKAINLSQGFPDFDGPDYLKQRLAYHVSQGNNQYAPMTGVAPLRAVIAEKTAELYGWRPDVDTEITVTAGATEALFAAIAALVRPGDEVICFDPSYDSYAPAVALAGGELKRVALQPPAFRVDWAEFSSLLSERTRLVILNTPHNPSATVWRKDDFQQLWQAIAAHEIYVLSDEVYEHICFAPEGHASVLAHPSLRQRAIAVSSFGKTFHMTGWKVGYCVAPAAISAEVRKIHQYLTFAVNTPAQLAIADMLREQPEHWRALPDFYRARRDRFVNALAASRFKILPCEGTYFLLADYRAISDRDDVSFCRWLTEHVGVAAIPLSVFCADPFPHTLIRLCFAKQESTLDAAAERLCRL, encoded by the coding sequence ATGAGCGCCGCACTTATTCCCGACAGTAAACTGCCTTCACTTGGCACCACCATTTTTACGCAGATGAGCGCACTGGCTCAGCAGCATAAAGCCATCAATCTCTCACAGGGTTTTCCTGATTTTGACGGCCCAGACTATTTGAAGCAGCGTCTGGCTTACCATGTCAGCCAGGGGAATAATCAGTATGCGCCAATGACCGGCGTTGCGCCGTTGCGTGCGGTGATTGCGGAAAAAACCGCCGAGCTTTATGGCTGGCGGCCGGACGTCGATACGGAAATCACCGTAACGGCAGGCGCAACAGAGGCGCTGTTTGCCGCCATTGCCGCACTGGTACGCCCCGGCGATGAGGTTATCTGTTTCGATCCCAGCTACGACAGCTATGCGCCCGCGGTGGCGCTGGCGGGCGGCGAGCTAAAACGCGTTGCGCTGCAGCCCCCCGCTTTTCGCGTCGACTGGGCGGAATTCTCCAGCCTGCTGAGCGAGCGTACCCGCCTGGTGATCCTGAACACGCCGCACAACCCCTCCGCCACCGTATGGCGGAAAGACGATTTCCAGCAGCTCTGGCAGGCCATTGCCGCCCACGAAATCTATGTGCTGAGTGATGAAGTGTACGAGCATATTTGCTTTGCCCCAGAGGGGCACGCCAGCGTACTGGCGCATCCGTCGCTGCGTCAGCGCGCCATCGCCGTCTCTTCATTCGGCAAAACCTTTCATATGACCGGCTGGAAAGTGGGCTATTGCGTAGCGCCGGCCGCGATCAGCGCCGAAGTGCGTAAAATTCATCAATATCTGACGTTTGCGGTCAATACTCCCGCGCAGTTGGCGATTGCGGATATGCTGCGGGAGCAGCCCGAACACTGGCGCGCCCTGCCCGATTTTTATCGCGCCCGCCGCGATCGTTTTGTGAACGCGCTGGCCGCCAGCCGCTTTAAAATACTGCCCTGTGAAGGCACCTATTTCCTGCTGGCGGATTACCGCGCGATTTCCGATCGGGATGATGTCAGCTTCTGCCGTTGGCTAACCGAGCATGTCGGCGTGGCGGCGATTCCGCTGTCGGTATTTTGCGCCGATCCCTTCCCGCATACGCTGATTCGTCTATGCTTTGCCAAACAGGAGTCTACTCTGGATGCCGCCGCGGAGCGCCTATGTCGACTTTGA
- the mtnC gene encoding acireductone synthase — protein MSNVNGIKAIVTDIEGTTSDIRFVHNVLFPYARARLAEAVRQQRNNQEIAQALALLRQELATPDADEEALIAALHRFMDEDRKSTALKLLQGIIWRSGYLNGDFRGHVYPDVAAQLAEWRRQGVRLYVYSSGSVDAQRLLFGYSEAGDLRPLFSDYFDTRVGAKREATSYRAIAQSIGLPAGQLLFLSDIHQELDAAQQAGWHTCQLIRSDADDLSRHRQVTRFDQIDLQESFP, from the coding sequence ATGAGTAACGTGAATGGAATTAAAGCCATCGTGACGGATATTGAAGGCACCACCAGCGATATTCGTTTCGTGCATAACGTACTGTTTCCCTATGCGCGCGCCCGTCTGGCGGAGGCGGTGCGACAGCAGCGGAACAATCAGGAGATCGCCCAGGCTCTGGCGCTGTTACGTCAGGAACTGGCTACGCCCGATGCGGATGAAGAGGCATTAATTGCGGCGTTACATCGGTTTATGGATGAAGATCGCAAATCCACCGCGCTTAAGTTATTGCAAGGCATCATCTGGCGTAGCGGCTATCTTAACGGCGATTTTCGCGGCCATGTTTATCCGGACGTAGCGGCCCAACTGGCCGAGTGGCGGCGGCAGGGCGTTCGGCTGTATGTTTACTCGTCCGGTTCGGTTGACGCGCAGCGGCTATTGTTCGGCTACAGCGAGGCCGGCGACCTGCGTCCGCTGTTCAGCGATTATTTTGATACCCGCGTCGGCGCGAAACGCGAGGCGACGTCTTACCGCGCCATCGCACAATCCATCGGCCTGCCTGCCGGGCAGTTACTGTTTCTGTCGGATATTCATCAGGAACTGGACGCCGCGCAGCAGGCCGGATGGCATACCTGTCAGCTAATCCGTAGCGACGCTGATGACTTGAGCCGTCACCGTCAGGTGACTCGTTTTGACCAGATCGATTTACAGGAGTCTTTCCCATGA
- the mtnA gene encoding S-methyl-5-thioribose-1-phosphate isomerase: MQNINTTSLKIVDGQLWILDQQALPQEKRWRPCPDAATLVEHIQALRVRGAPLIGLSASLLLALLAEQGVSRQQLAETLETLRAARPTAVNLMNNLDRMKLALAQSQFVDAMAQEALRLVEEDRKLCEKIADYGATLVLPGSRLLTHCNTGGLATAGIGTAIGVLLRAHQQGKITQVWVDETRPLLQGGRLTAWELGELGIPYQLICDSMAASLMAQGKVDAVWVGADRIAANGDVANKIGTYSLAVLARYHQIPFYVAAPHTTHDPSCPDGNAIPIEQRAAAEVTGVSGRFGHCRWAPENAPVYNPAFDVTPAALISGWVLDNGIVTPQAVKEGIFHSALAEKEA; this comes from the coding sequence ATGCAAAACATTAACACCACCAGTCTGAAAATCGTTGACGGCCAGCTCTGGATCCTCGATCAGCAGGCGCTGCCGCAGGAAAAACGCTGGCGCCCCTGCCCGGACGCGGCGACGCTGGTCGAGCATATTCAGGCGTTACGAGTACGCGGAGCCCCTCTGATCGGCTTATCGGCCAGCCTGCTGCTCGCTTTGCTGGCGGAGCAAGGCGTTAGCCGACAACAACTGGCCGAGACGCTGGAAACGCTGCGCGCGGCCCGCCCCACCGCGGTTAATTTGATGAATAACCTGGACCGGATGAAGCTGGCGCTGGCGCAGTCGCAATTTGTTGATGCGATGGCGCAGGAAGCGCTGCGGCTGGTCGAGGAAGATCGTAAGTTGTGTGAGAAGATCGCCGATTACGGCGCGACGCTGGTTCTCCCCGGCAGCCGTCTGCTGACGCACTGCAACACCGGCGGGCTGGCTACCGCCGGCATCGGCACCGCCATCGGCGTACTGCTGCGCGCGCATCAACAGGGGAAAATTACCCAGGTTTGGGTTGATGAAACCCGGCCGCTGCTACAGGGCGGGCGCCTCACCGCCTGGGAACTGGGCGAATTGGGGATTCCTTATCAGCTGATTTGCGACTCGATGGCCGCCAGCCTGATGGCTCAGGGCAAGGTGGACGCGGTGTGGGTGGGAGCGGACCGTATCGCCGCCAACGGCGATGTCGCCAATAAAATAGGCACTTACAGCCTGGCCGTATTGGCGCGCTATCACCAGATTCCCTTTTACGTGGCCGCGCCGCATACCACGCACGACCCCTCATGCCCGGACGGCAACGCCATTCCCATAGAACAACGCGCCGCCGCAGAAGTCACCGGCGTTTCAGGCCGTTTCGGCCACTGCCGGTGGGCGCCCGAGAATGCGCCGGTTTATAACCCGGCCTTTGACGTTACGCCGGCGGCATTAATCAGCGGCTGGGTGCTGGATAACGGCATTGTGACGCCGCAGGCGGTGAAAGAAGGGATATTTCACTCAGCGCTAGCTGAAAAGGAAGCCTGA
- a CDS encoding amidohydrolase: MSTLKITLLQAPLTWLDATANLNHFDTLLTDVTGRDVIVLPEMFTSGFSMEAAQKGIERPVIVKWLHQWAQRNNALVGGSVALRTPKGAVNRFLLVDPQGGVYHYDKRHLFRMADEHQYYQAGSERTVIEWRGWRICPLICYDLRFPAWSRNHRDYDLLLYVANWPAPRAAHWKTLLAARAIENQAYVAGCNRVGSDGNGHSYQGDSMVINALGETLASAPPNQPARLDAELSLEVLQSYREAFPAWRDADRFTL; this comes from the coding sequence ATGTCGACTTTGAAAATCACCCTGCTGCAAGCGCCGCTGACCTGGCTGGATGCCACGGCCAACCTGAACCATTTTGATACGCTGCTGACCGACGTCACCGGGCGCGATGTGATCGTTCTGCCTGAGATGTTTACCAGCGGTTTCTCTATGGAAGCGGCGCAAAAGGGAATTGAGCGGCCGGTGATTGTAAAGTGGCTCCATCAGTGGGCGCAGCGCAATAATGCGCTGGTCGGCGGCAGCGTTGCGCTGCGAACGCCAAAAGGCGCGGTCAATCGTTTTCTGCTGGTCGATCCGCAGGGCGGCGTTTATCACTATGATAAACGTCATTTGTTCCGTATGGCGGATGAGCATCAATATTATCAGGCTGGCAGCGAACGCACCGTTATCGAGTGGCGCGGCTGGCGGATCTGCCCGCTGATCTGTTACGACCTGCGCTTTCCGGCGTGGTCGCGCAATCATCGGGATTACGATCTGTTGCTGTATGTGGCCAACTGGCCGGCGCCGCGCGCGGCGCACTGGAAGACGCTGCTGGCCGCCCGGGCGATTGAAAATCAGGCGTATGTCGCTGGCTGTAATCGCGTAGGCAGCGACGGCAACGGTCACAGCTATCAGGGCGACAGCATGGTCATTAACGCGTTAGGAGAAACGCTGGCGTCAGCGCCGCCAAACCAGCCGGCCCGGCTGGATGCCGAGCTGTCGCTGGAAGTATTGCAAAGCTACCGCGAAGCCTTCCCCGCCTGGCGTGACGCCGATCGTTTTACGTTGTGA
- the lpcA gene encoding D-sedoheptulose 7-phosphate isomerase, with translation MYQDLIRSELNEAAETLNAFLSDDANIQSIQNAAVLLADAFKSGGKVISCGNGGSHCDAMHFAEELTGRYRENRPGYPAIAISDPSHLSCVSNDFGYDFVFSRYIESLGREGDVLLGISTSGNSGNIIKAIAAAKAKGMKVITLTGKDGGKMAGTADVEIRVPHFGYADRIQEIHIKAIHILIQLIEKEMVANR, from the coding sequence ATGTATCAGGACTTAATCCGTAGTGAGCTGAACGAAGCGGCGGAAACGCTGAATGCGTTTTTGAGTGATGATGCGAATATTCAGTCTATTCAAAATGCTGCGGTATTACTGGCCGACGCATTTAAATCAGGCGGGAAAGTCATTTCCTGCGGTAATGGCGGTTCGCACTGCGATGCGATGCATTTTGCCGAAGAGCTGACCGGCCGCTATCGGGAAAATCGTCCGGGCTACCCGGCGATCGCCATTTCCGACCCAAGCCATCTTTCCTGCGTCAGCAACGACTTTGGCTATGACTTTGTCTTTTCTCGCTATATTGAATCGCTGGGCCGTGAAGGCGATGTGCTGCTGGGGATATCAACCTCGGGTAATTCCGGCAATATCATTAAAGCGATTGCGGCGGCGAAAGCTAAAGGCATGAAGGTTATCACGCTGACGGGTAAAGACGGCGGCAAAATGGCCGGTACGGCGGATGTGGAAATTCGCGTGCCCCATTTTGGTTACGCTGACCGTATTCAGGAAATTCATATCAAGGCGATTCATATCCTGATCCAACTGATCGAAAAAGAAATGGTTGCTAACAGATAA
- the yajD gene encoding HNH nuclease YajD, producing the protein MAYIPKNYAKLESGYREKALKLFPWVCGRCSREFVYSNLRELTVHHIDHDHSNNPEDGSNWEMLCLYCHDHEHSKYTDADTYGSTVVAGEDAQKDVGVATHNPFADLKALMEKGKK; encoded by the coding sequence ATGGCATATATCCCCAAGAACTACGCGAAGCTCGAAAGCGGCTATCGTGAAAAAGCGTTGAAACTCTTCCCGTGGGTATGCGGGCGCTGCTCACGCGAGTTCGTCTATTCCAACCTGCGTGAACTCACCGTTCACCATATCGATCACGACCACAGCAATAACCCGGAAGATGGCAGCAACTGGGAAATGCTGTGCCTGTACTGTCACGATCATGAGCATTCAAAATACACCGATGCGGATACTTACGGCTCGACCGTGGTGGCGGGCGAAGATGCCCAGAAAGATGTCGGCGTAGCGACACATAATCCCTTTGCCGATCTGAAGGCGTTGATGGAGAAAGGGAAAAAGTAA
- a CDS encoding class II glutamine amidotransferase, whose product MCELLGMSANVPTDICFSFTGLVQRGGLTGPHRDGWGITFYEGHGCRTFKDPLPSCSSPIARLVQDYPIKSCAVVSHIRQANRGAVSLENTHPFTRELWGRNWTFAHNGQLKGYRSLKTGTFRPVGQTDSEYAFCWLLYQLSQRYPRTPGNWPAVFRYIAQQADFLRKKGVFNMLLSDGQFVMGYCSTNLYWITRRAPFGKATLLDQDVEIDFQQQTTPNDVVTVLATQPLTGNETWHKIMPGEFVLFCFGERVI is encoded by the coding sequence ATGTGTGAACTGCTTGGGATGAGCGCAAATGTACCGACTGATATCTGTTTCAGTTTTACCGGGTTGGTGCAGCGTGGCGGTCTGACAGGGCCGCACCGGGACGGTTGGGGAATTACGTTTTATGAAGGACATGGCTGCCGGACGTTCAAGGATCCCCTGCCAAGTTGTAGCTCGCCGATAGCCCGGTTGGTGCAGGACTATCCCATCAAATCTTGTGCTGTGGTATCGCATATTCGTCAGGCGAACCGGGGAGCCGTGTCGCTGGAAAATACCCATCCGTTTACTCGTGAACTCTGGGGCAGAAACTGGACGTTCGCCCATAACGGGCAATTAAAAGGGTATCGTTCGTTAAAAACCGGCACATTCCGGCCGGTTGGACAGACGGACAGCGAATATGCGTTCTGTTGGCTGCTATATCAACTGTCGCAACGCTATCCGCGCACGCCGGGAAACTGGCCCGCGGTGTTTCGGTATATTGCCCAACAGGCGGATTTCTTGCGGAAAAAAGGCGTGTTTAACATGCTGCTGTCCGACGGGCAATTTGTGATGGGGTACTGCTCCACCAATCTTTATTGGATCACCCGGCGCGCGCCGTTCGGTAAAGCGACGTTGTTGGATCAGGATGTGGAAATTGATTTTCAGCAACAGACGACGCCGAATGACGTCGTCACGGTGTTGGCGACGCAGCCGCTGACAGGAAACGAAACCTGGCACAAGATCATGCCAGGCGAATTCGTCTTATTTTGTTTCGGTGAACGCGTAATTTGA